ATATGCAGACCCCCGGGAAACGCCTCCAGAGCCTCCAACACCGCCGCTTCATTGCCCGGCCCAAGCGCAATCACATGGCCGCCCCAAAATCCATCCTCGCGATACAGCCGTGCATAATCCGCAGGAGAGCGTTCGGTTTCAAAATTTGTCACCGTGTGCTGGGCATCCCCATCGCGCAACGTGCCCCCCACGATTTGTACAACCCGACCATCTTTCAAATCAATACACGGTCTGAATTTCATGTGATCTACCCAACGGGCGGGCACGGGAACACCGCCCCTACAACTTTCTGTAAAAAATATGGATTACAAACATATTATGTGTTATTTTTCTATTTATATCAACATCAACCGCGATCATCCCAAGGAAACTTTATGCAAGATCCCCGACTTGAAAAACTCGCCGATGTCCTAATTCGCCATTCCACAAAGTTACAAGCGGGCGAAACCGTCCTCATTCAAGGCTACGACATGCCCGAAGACATGATCATTGCACTCATTCGCAAAGTGCGCGAAGTCGGCGGCATTCCCCTGGTATCCATGAAAAACAACCGCATCCAACGAGAACTCATCCATGCAGGAGATGTCGCCACCATGCAACAAGCAGGCGATTACGAAGCCTTCCGAATGAAGCGCGTACAGGCCTATATCGGTCTGCGCGGTAGCCGCAACATCTCAGAATTATCAGATGTATCCAGCACCGCGATGAATATTTACGAAAAACACTGGCTCAAACCCGTGCATTTTGCTATCCGCGTGCCGCATACCAAATGGGTAGTCTTGCGATGGCCCACACCTTCTATGGCACAACAGGCGCAACAAAGTACTGAAGCTTTTGAAGATTTTTACTTTGACGTCTGCACGCTCGACTATGGCAAAATGGCCGAAGCGGTTGTACCCCTCCAAAAACGCATGGAACAAACCGAGCGCGTGCGCATCACCGGAGTCGATACCGATCTATCCTTTAGCATCAAAAACATACCAGTCAGACCCTGTACGGGACTTCGCAACATCCCCGATGGCGAGTGTTTTACTGCACCGGTGAAATACTCAGTAAACGGTCACATCCATTTCAACGTTCCCACTATCTATCGCGGTACAACATTTTCAGATATCAAACTGACCTTTCAAGCGGGCAAAATCATCGACGCGACCGCAAATGACACCGATAAACTCAAC
This region of Gemmatimonadota bacterium genomic DNA includes:
- a CDS encoding aminopeptidase, which produces MQDPRLEKLADVLIRHSTKLQAGETVLIQGYDMPEDMIIALIRKVREVGGIPLVSMKNNRIQRELIHAGDVATMQQAGDYEAFRMKRVQAYIGLRGSRNISELSDVSSTAMNIYEKHWLKPVHFAIRVPHTKWVVLRWPTPSMAQQAQQSTEAFEDFYFDVCTLDYGKMAEAVVPLQKRMEQTERVRITGVDTDLSFSIKNIPVRPCTGLRNIPDGECFTAPVKYSVNGHIHFNVPTIYRGTTFSDIKLTFQAGKIIDATANDTDKLNDILDTDKGARYIGEFAIAFNPYITSPMLDILFDEKIAGSFHFTPGNAYPDDADNGNRSAVHWDMVFIQTPEYGGGEIYFDDECIRKDGHFVVEDLKGLNPENLK